A portion of the Mycobacterium paraseoulense genome contains these proteins:
- a CDS encoding transglutaminase family protein yields MSIKVALEHRTSYTFDRPVRVYPHVVRLRPAPHCRTPVDAYSLRVEPEEHFINWQQDAVGNFLARLVFPNPTRRLTITVGLIADLKVINPFDFFIEDWAEKWPETGLTYPKELSDDLEPYLRPVDEDGPGSSGAGPGELSRAWVRNFSVPAGTRTIDVLVALNRAVNADVAYSVRMEPGVQTPDHTLRTGVGSCRDSAWLLVSILRQLGLAARFVSGYLVQLASDVEALDGPSGPAADFTDLHAWTEVYIPGAGWIGLDPTSGLFAGEGHIPLAATPQPASAAPISGGTEPCESVLEFSNTVTRVHEDPRVTLPYVDAAWQTICEVGQRLDERLAAADVRLTIGGEPTFVSVDDQVAEEWTTAADGPHKRRRASDLAARLKAVWAPHGLVQRGQGRWYPGEPLPRWQIALYWRTDGRPLWTDDALLADPWGDRPDPVDVGAANRLLAGVADGLGLPLSQVRAAYEDPLHRLMTKVRQPEGDPVEPADDLGQDAPDARAALLARLDESVTAPAAFVLPLHRRDDGAGWASADWRLRRGRIVLLPGDSPAGLRLPLDSISWRPPRPSFEADPQTVGGALSAESGTAVVEDSDTAPPTAMVAEVRDGLLYVFIPPTEALEHFVDLVARVEAAAAKADCPVVIEGYEPPPDPRLRSTTITPDPGVIEVNVAPTASFAEQSRQLETLYEQARLARLSTESFDVDGTHGGTGGGNHITLGGVTPADSPLLRRPDLLVSLLTYWQRHPSLSYLFAGRFVGTTSQAPRVDEGRAEALYELEIAFAEIARLSAGGAAKPWVIDRALRHLLTDITGNTHRAEFCIDKLYSPDSARGRLGLLELRGFEMPPHLRMAMVQSLLVRSLVAWFWDEPLRAPLIRHGANLHGRYLLPHFLIHDIADVAADLRAHGIAFETSWLDPFTEFRFPRIGTAVFDGVEIELRGAIEPWNTLGEEATATGTARYVDSSVERIQVRVIGADRHRYVVTVNGYPVPLLATDNADIHVGGVRFKAWQPPSALHPTISTDVPLQFELVDLTTGTARGGCTYHVAHPGGRAYDEPPVNAVEAEARRARRFEATGFTPGKLDLSGIREKQARIFTDVGAPGILDLRRVRTVQR; encoded by the coding sequence ATGAGCATCAAAGTCGCGCTGGAGCACCGCACCAGCTACACCTTCGACCGGCCGGTCCGGGTGTATCCGCATGTCGTTCGGCTGCGCCCGGCGCCCCATTGCCGCACACCGGTGGACGCCTACTCGCTGCGCGTCGAGCCCGAAGAGCACTTCATCAACTGGCAACAGGACGCCGTCGGGAATTTCCTTGCGCGCCTGGTGTTTCCGAATCCCACGCGGCGACTGACCATCACGGTCGGCCTGATCGCCGACCTCAAGGTGATCAACCCGTTCGACTTCTTCATCGAGGACTGGGCCGAGAAGTGGCCGGAGACCGGGTTGACCTACCCCAAGGAGCTCTCCGACGACCTGGAGCCATACCTGCGGCCCGTCGACGAGGACGGCCCGGGCTCTAGCGGGGCGGGCCCCGGCGAGCTCTCGCGGGCCTGGGTGCGCAACTTCTCGGTGCCGGCCGGGACGCGCACCATCGACGTGCTGGTCGCCCTCAACCGCGCCGTCAACGCCGACGTCGCCTACAGCGTGCGGATGGAACCCGGCGTCCAGACACCCGATCACACGCTGCGCACCGGGGTCGGCTCGTGCCGGGATTCGGCGTGGCTGCTGGTGTCGATACTGCGCCAGCTGGGGCTGGCGGCCCGCTTCGTGTCCGGCTATCTGGTGCAGCTGGCTTCCGACGTGGAGGCGCTCGACGGGCCGTCGGGCCCCGCCGCCGACTTCACCGACCTGCACGCCTGGACCGAGGTGTACATCCCCGGCGCCGGATGGATCGGGCTGGACCCGACGTCGGGATTGTTCGCCGGCGAAGGCCACATCCCGTTGGCGGCCACCCCGCAGCCGGCGTCCGCGGCGCCCATCAGCGGCGGCACCGAACCGTGCGAATCGGTGCTGGAGTTCTCCAACACCGTCACCCGCGTCCACGAGGACCCCCGCGTCACCCTGCCCTACGTCGACGCCGCGTGGCAGACGATCTGCGAGGTCGGCCAGCGCCTCGACGAGCGCCTGGCGGCCGCCGACGTGCGGTTGACCATCGGGGGTGAGCCCACGTTCGTGTCGGTGGACGATCAGGTCGCCGAAGAGTGGACCACGGCGGCCGACGGCCCGCACAAGCGGCGGCGCGCCTCCGACCTGGCCGCCCGCCTGAAGGCGGTGTGGGCGCCACACGGGTTGGTGCAGCGCGGACAGGGCCGCTGGTATCCGGGAGAACCGTTGCCGCGCTGGCAGATCGCGCTGTACTGGCGCACCGACGGGCGACCGCTGTGGACCGACGACGCGCTGCTGGCCGACCCGTGGGGCGACCGGCCGGACCCGGTCGACGTCGGCGCGGCCAACCGGCTGCTCGCCGGGGTCGCCGACGGGCTGGGACTGCCGCTTTCGCAGGTGCGGGCCGCCTACGAGGACCCGCTGCACCGGCTGATGACCAAGGTGCGGCAGCCCGAAGGCGACCCGGTGGAACCGGCCGACGACCTCGGCCAGGACGCTCCCGACGCCCGCGCCGCCCTGCTGGCCCGCCTCGACGAATCCGTCACGGCGCCAGCCGCTTTCGTTTTGCCGCTGCACCGCCGCGACGACGGTGCGGGCTGGGCGAGCGCCGACTGGCGGCTGCGCCGCGGTCGAATCGTGTTGCTGCCCGGCGACTCTCCGGCGGGCCTGCGGCTGCCGCTGGATTCCATCAGCTGGCGACCGCCGCGACCGTCGTTCGAGGCCGACCCGCAGACCGTCGGCGGCGCGCTGTCGGCGGAGTCGGGCACCGCGGTGGTGGAAGACTCCGACACCGCGCCGCCCACCGCGATGGTCGCCGAGGTTCGCGACGGGCTGCTCTACGTCTTCATCCCGCCCACCGAGGCGCTGGAACACTTCGTCGACCTCGTCGCCCGCGTCGAGGCCGCCGCCGCCAAGGCCGACTGCCCGGTCGTGATCGAGGGCTACGAGCCCCCGCCGGACCCCAGGCTGCGCTCGACGACGATCACCCCGGACCCCGGCGTCATCGAGGTCAACGTCGCGCCCACCGCCAGCTTCGCGGAGCAGAGTCGGCAACTCGAAACCCTGTACGAGCAGGCCCGGCTGGCCCGGTTGTCGACCGAGTCCTTCGATGTGGACGGCACCCACGGCGGCACCGGGGGCGGCAACCACATCACGCTCGGCGGCGTCACGCCCGCGGACTCGCCGCTGCTGCGGCGCCCCGACCTGCTGGTCTCGCTGCTGACCTATTGGCAGCGGCACCCGTCGCTCTCGTATCTGTTCGCCGGGCGGTTCGTCGGCACCACCTCGCAGGCCCCCCGAGTCGACGAGGGCCGGGCCGAGGCGCTGTACGAACTCGAGATCGCGTTCGCCGAAATCGCGCGGCTCTCCGCGGGCGGGGCCGCCAAGCCGTGGGTGATCGACCGCGCGCTGCGCCACCTGCTGACCGACATCACCGGCAACACCCACCGCGCCGAGTTCTGCATCGACAAGCTCTACAGCCCCGACAGCGCCCGCGGCCGGCTCGGCCTGCTGGAGCTGCGCGGGTTCGAGATGCCCCCGCACCTGCGCATGGCGATGGTGCAGTCGCTGCTGGTGCGCTCGCTGGTCGCGTGGTTCTGGGACGAGCCGCTACGCGCCCCGCTGATCCGCCACGGCGCCAACCTGCACGGCCGATACCTGTTGCCGCACTTCCTGATTCATGACATCGCCGACGTGGCGGCCGACCTGCGCGCGCACGGCATCGCGTTCGAGACCAGCTGGCTGGATCCGTTCACCGAGTTCCGCTTCCCGCGCATCGGCACCGCGGTTTTCGACGGCGTCGAGATCGAGCTGCGCGGAGCCATCGAGCCCTGGAACACCCTGGGCGAGGAGGCCACCGCCACCGGCACCGCCCGCTACGTCGACTCGTCGGTCGAGCGCATCCAGGTCCGCGTCATCGGCGCCGACCGCCACCGCTACGTGGTGACCGTCAACGGCTACCCGGTGCCGCTGCTGGCCACCGACAACGCCGACATCCACGTGGGCGGGGTGCGCTTCAAGGCCTGGCAGCCACCGAGCGCGCTGCACCCGACCATCAGCACCGACGTGCCGCTGCAGTTCGAACTGGTCGACCTGACGACGGGCACGGCGCGTGGCGGCTGCACCTATCACGTCGCGCATCCCGGTGGGCGGGCCTACGACGAGCCGCCCGTCAACGCCGTCGAAGCCGAGGCGCGCCGCGCCCGCCGCTTCGAGGCGACCGGCTTCACCCCCGGCAAGCTCGACCTGTCCGGCATCCGGGAGAAACAGGCCCGCATTTTCACCGACGTCGGCGCGCCGGGCATCCTTGACCTGCGCCGCGTGCGTACCGTTCAGCGGTAA
- a CDS encoding zinc-binding metallopeptidase family protein, which translates to MRDFNCPNCGQRLTFENSTCLNCGSALGFSLDQMALLVIADGNAGEHAGFVDASEYQLCANLLLAECNWLVPVNNPRLLCASCALTTVRPNDADSAGLAEFARAEAAKRRLIAELHELKLPIIGRDEDPEQGLAFHLLSSAHEQVMTGHDNGVITLDLAEGDDVHREQLRVEMEEPYRTLLGHFRHEIGHYYFYRLIAPSSDYLARFNELFGDPDADYQEALDRHYSDGPPEDWQEDFVSSYATMHPAEDWAETFAHYLHIRDTLDTSAWCGFVSASATFDRPALGPSAFQTIIDTWLPLSWSLNMVNRSMGHDDLYPFVLPVAVLEKMRFIHTVIDEVTSESRGPVTVAS; encoded by the coding sequence ATGCGTGACTTCAACTGCCCCAACTGCGGCCAGCGCCTGACGTTCGAGAACTCCACCTGCCTGAACTGTGGCAGCGCGCTCGGGTTTTCGCTCGACCAGATGGCCCTGTTGGTGATCGCCGACGGGAACGCCGGCGAGCACGCCGGGTTCGTGGACGCTTCCGAGTATCAGCTGTGCGCCAATCTGCTACTGGCCGAATGCAATTGGCTGGTGCCGGTCAATAATCCCCGGCTGCTGTGCGCGTCTTGCGCGCTGACCACCGTGCGGCCCAACGACGCCGACTCCGCCGGCCTGGCCGAGTTCGCGCGGGCCGAGGCGGCCAAGCGCCGGCTGATCGCCGAGCTGCACGAGCTCAAGCTGCCGATCATCGGGCGTGACGAAGACCCCGAGCAGGGATTGGCCTTCCACCTGCTGTCCAGCGCGCATGAGCAGGTGATGACGGGCCACGACAACGGGGTGATCACCTTGGACCTGGCCGAGGGCGACGACGTGCACCGCGAGCAGTTGCGGGTGGAGATGGAGGAGCCATACCGCACGCTGCTGGGGCACTTCCGGCACGAGATCGGGCACTACTACTTCTACCGGCTGATCGCCCCGTCCAGCGATTACCTGGCGCGCTTCAACGAGCTGTTCGGCGACCCCGACGCCGACTACCAGGAGGCGCTCGATCGCCACTACAGCGACGGGCCGCCCGAGGACTGGCAGGAAGACTTCGTGTCGTCGTACGCCACCATGCATCCCGCCGAGGACTGGGCCGAGACGTTCGCGCACTACCTGCACATCCGCGACACCCTGGACACCTCGGCGTGGTGCGGCTTCGTCTCGGCGTCCGCGACATTCGACCGTCCGGCGTTGGGCCCCAGCGCTTTTCAGACGATCATCGACACGTGGCTGCCGCTATCGTGGTCGCTGAACATGGTGAACCGGTCGATGGGCCATGACGACCTGTACCCATTTGTGTTGCCCGTCGCGGTGCTGGAGAAGATGAGATTCATCCACACCGTGATCGACGAGGTGACTTCGGAATCGCGGGGGCCGGTCACCGTCGCGAGCTAG
- a CDS encoding secondary thiamine-phosphate synthase enzyme YjbQ, giving the protein MLDVDTTRRRIVDLTEAVRGFCWSRGDGLCNVFVPHATAGVAIIETGAGSDDDLLDTLERLLPRDDRYRHSHGSPGHGADHVMPALVAPSVTVPVSGGEPMLGTWQSIVLVDLNRDNPQRSVRLSFLEG; this is encoded by the coding sequence GTGCTGGACGTGGACACGACACGGCGCCGCATCGTCGATCTGACCGAGGCGGTGCGGGGCTTCTGCTGGTCGCGCGGCGACGGCCTGTGCAACGTGTTCGTCCCACACGCGACGGCCGGGGTGGCCATCATCGAGACCGGAGCCGGTTCCGACGACGACCTGCTCGACACGCTGGAACGACTGCTCCCGCGCGACGACCGCTACCGGCACTCGCACGGCTCACCGGGCCACGGCGCCGACCACGTGATGCCGGCGCTGGTCGCGCCGTCGGTGACGGTTCCGGTTTCCGGCGGTGAGCCGATGCTGGGGACCTGGCAAAGCATCGTGCTGGTCGACCTGAACCGCGACAACCCACAACGCTCGGTGCGGCTGAGCTTCCTGGAGGGTTAG
- a CDS encoding replication-associated recombination protein A has translation MPEAVSDALFDMPSDLPGAAPAGDHGLGVSAGAPLAVRMRPASLDEVVGQEHLLAPGSPLRRLVEGSGVASAILYGPPGSGKTTLAALISQATGRRFEALSALSAGVKDVRAVIEKARSTLLRGEQTVLFIDEVHRFSKTQQDALLSAVENRVVLLVAATTENPSFSVVAPLLSRSLILQLRPLSADDIRAVVQRAIDDPRGLGGRVAVTPDAVDLLVRLAAGDARRALTALEVASETAQAAGESVTVETIEQSLDKAAVRYDRDGDQHYDVISAFIKSVRGSDVDAALHYLARMLVAGEDPRFLARRLMILASEDIGMADPSALQIAVAAAHTVQLIGMPEAQLTLAHATIHLATAPKSNSVTTALAAAMDDIKAGKAGLVPPYLRDGHYSGAAALGHAQGYQYSHNDPDGVVAQQYPPDELVGVDYYRPTGRGGEREMAGRLERLRAIIRRKRGRP, from the coding sequence ATGCCTGAAGCCGTGTCCGACGCTCTGTTTGACATGCCCAGTGACCTGCCCGGCGCGGCGCCGGCGGGCGACCACGGCCTGGGCGTGTCGGCCGGTGCGCCGCTGGCGGTGCGCATGCGCCCGGCGTCGCTGGACGAGGTGGTGGGCCAGGAGCACCTGCTGGCGCCCGGATCGCCGCTGCGCCGCCTCGTCGAGGGATCGGGGGTCGCGTCGGCCATCCTCTACGGCCCGCCGGGCAGCGGCAAGACCACACTGGCCGCCCTGATCTCCCAGGCGACCGGGCGCCGGTTCGAGGCGCTGTCGGCGCTGTCCGCCGGTGTCAAGGACGTGCGTGCCGTCATCGAGAAGGCGCGGTCGACGCTGCTTCGCGGCGAGCAGACGGTGTTGTTCATCGACGAGGTGCACCGGTTCTCCAAGACCCAGCAGGACGCGTTGCTGTCGGCCGTGGAGAACCGGGTGGTGCTGCTGGTGGCGGCGACCACCGAGAACCCGTCGTTCTCGGTGGTGGCGCCCCTGCTGTCCCGGTCGTTGATCCTGCAACTGCGCCCGCTGAGCGCCGACGACATCCGCGCCGTGGTGCAGCGGGCGATCGACGATCCCCGCGGGCTGGGCGGCCGGGTCGCGGTGACGCCCGACGCGGTCGACCTGCTGGTGCGATTGGCCGCCGGCGATGCCCGGCGGGCGCTGACCGCGCTGGAGGTGGCGTCTGAAACGGCGCAGGCAGCCGGCGAGTCCGTCACCGTCGAGACCATCGAGCAGTCGCTGGACAAGGCCGCGGTGCGCTACGACCGCGACGGCGACCAGCACTACGACGTCATCAGCGCCTTCATCAAGTCGGTGCGCGGCTCGGACGTCGACGCGGCGCTGCACTACCTGGCCCGCATGCTGGTGGCCGGGGAGGACCCGCGGTTCCTGGCGCGCCGGCTGATGATCCTGGCCAGCGAGGACATCGGCATGGCCGACCCGAGCGCACTGCAGATCGCGGTGGCCGCCGCCCACACCGTGCAGCTGATCGGCATGCCCGAGGCCCAGTTGACGCTGGCGCACGCCACCATCCATCTGGCCACCGCGCCCAAGTCCAACTCCGTCACCACCGCGCTGGCCGCGGCGATGGACGACATCAAGGCGGGCAAGGCCGGCCTGGTGCCGCCGTATCTGCGCGACGGGCACTATTCCGGCGCGGCGGCGCTGGGGCACGCGCAGGGATACCAGTACTCGCACAACGACCCCGACGGCGTCGTCGCCCAGCAATATCCGCCGGACGAGCTGGTGGGGGTGGACTACTACCGGCCCACCGGCCGCGGCGGCGAGCGGGAGATGGCCGGGCGGCTGGAGCGGTTGCGGGCGATCATCCGCAGGAAGCGAGGACGGCCATGA
- a CDS encoding transglutaminase family protein, with amino-acid sequence MISLVSEADAGAARRHRVTHRTEYRYSDVVTSSYGRGFLTPRDSLRQRCVEHRLTIDPAPADVSTSVDVYGNISSYFHVTEPHHALTVTSDSIVDVYPPAPGRYTAGPAVQPWEAARPTGGGGALAVEFTLDLNPPEITDEVREYAAPSFAPGRPLVDVLRDLASRIYTDFTYRSGSTTISTGVNEVLAAREGVCQDFARLAIACLRANGLAASYVSGYLATDPPPGKDRMIGIDATHAWAAVWTPQQPGQFEWLGLDPTNDQLVDERYIIVGRGRDYADVPPLRGIIYTNSEHSVIDVAVDVVPFEGDVLHA; translated from the coding sequence GTGATCAGCCTTGTGTCTGAAGCTGACGCCGGCGCCGCCCGCCGCCATCGGGTCACCCACCGCACCGAATACCGGTACTCCGACGTCGTGACCAGCTCCTACGGCCGCGGCTTTCTCACCCCCCGCGATTCGCTGCGCCAGCGCTGCGTGGAGCACCGGCTGACCATCGACCCGGCCCCGGCCGACGTTTCCACCAGCGTCGACGTCTACGGCAACATCAGCTCGTACTTCCACGTCACCGAGCCGCACCACGCCCTGACCGTCACCAGCGACTCCATCGTCGACGTGTATCCGCCCGCCCCCGGGCGTTACACCGCCGGGCCGGCGGTGCAGCCGTGGGAGGCCGCCCGCCCGACGGGAGGCGGGGGAGCGCTCGCCGTCGAATTCACCCTGGACCTGAACCCCCCGGAGATCACCGACGAGGTCCGCGAGTACGCGGCGCCAAGTTTCGCCCCTGGGCGTCCGCTGGTCGACGTGCTGCGTGACCTCGCGTCGCGGATCTACACCGACTTCACCTACCGATCGGGCTCGACGACGATTTCCACCGGGGTAAATGAGGTTCTGGCGGCCCGGGAAGGGGTATGTCAGGACTTTGCACGGCTGGCGATCGCCTGCCTGCGCGCCAACGGTCTGGCGGCCAGCTACGTGTCCGGCTACCTGGCCACCGACCCGCCACCGGGGAAGGATCGAATGATCGGTATAGACGCCACCCATGCCTGGGCGGCGGTGTGGACACCGCAGCAGCCCGGCCAATTCGAGTGGCTGGGTTTGGATCCCACGAACGACCAGCTGGTCGACGAGCGCTACATCATCGTGGGACGCGGCCGCGACTACGCGGACGTGCCGCCGCTGCGGGGCATCATCTACACGAACTCGGAACACAGCGTGATCGACGTCGCCGTCGACGTGGTGCCCTTCGAAGGGGACGTGCTCCATGCGTGA
- a CDS encoding circularly permuted type 2 ATP-grasp protein, whose protein sequence is MVFADRTFGAGIAPAAGGRHEDGYDADRLLAGYRAARAQEALFDLRHGPAAGYDEFVDRDGNVRPAWAELADTVAERGRAGLDRLRSVVRGLIDSDGITYTDVDPGHGLEPRPWVLDTLPLVLSAAEWEALEAGLVQRSRLLDAVLADLYGQRSLLTEGVLPPELLFAHPGYVRAANGIEVPGHHQLFLHACDVSRLPDGAFRVNADWTQAPSGAGYALADRRVVAHSIPDLYERIVPRPTTPFAQALRLALIDAAPDDAQDPVVVVLSPGIFSETAFDQAYLATLLGFPLVESADLVVRDGKLWMRSLGTLKRVDVVLRRVDADYTDPLDLRADSRLGVAGLVEACHRGTVTVVNTLGSGVLENPGLLRFLPTLSEHLLSEAPLLQTAPVYWGGIAAERSHLLANLSSLLVKSTVGGKTHVGPTLSSYQLAQLAARIEKMPWQWIGQELPQFSSAPTDHAGVLSSAGVGIRLFNVAQRGGYAPMIGGVGYVLAPGPAAYTLQTVAAKDVWVRPTERARAEAVSLPSPVPPAKTAAGTWGVSSPRVLSDLFWIGRYGERAENMARLLLVARDRFHVYRHQQHTEESECVPVLMAALARITGPDDSASEVASDGAEMIAVAPSTLWSLTVDPDRPGSLLQSVEGLALAARAVRDQMSNDTWMVLAGVERALAQRREPPDSLAEADALLASAQVQTLSGMLTLAGVAGESMVRDVGWTMMDIGKRIERGLWLTALLRSTLTAVRGPAAEQTIIEAMLVACESSVIYRRRTVGKVSVAAVAELMLFDAQNPRSLLYQVERLRTNLKDLPGASGSSRPERLVDEIGTLLRRSHPAELELVSADGLRAELADLLGAVHAGLRELAEVITTTQLALPGGMQPLWGPDVRRVMPA, encoded by the coding sequence ATGGTGTTTGCCGACAGGACATTCGGCGCCGGCATAGCCCCGGCCGCTGGTGGGCGCCACGAAGACGGCTACGACGCCGACCGGCTGCTGGCCGGCTACCGGGCCGCGCGCGCCCAGGAGGCGCTCTTCGACCTTCGGCACGGCCCGGCCGCCGGCTACGACGAATTCGTCGACCGGGACGGCAACGTGCGGCCGGCCTGGGCGGAGCTGGCCGACACCGTCGCGGAGCGCGGCCGGGCGGGGCTCGACCGGCTGCGCTCGGTGGTGCGCGGCCTGATCGACAGCGACGGCATCACCTATACCGACGTCGATCCCGGCCATGGCCTGGAGCCGCGGCCGTGGGTCCTGGACACGCTGCCGCTCGTGCTCTCGGCCGCGGAGTGGGAGGCGCTCGAGGCGGGGCTGGTCCAGCGGTCGCGGCTGCTCGACGCCGTGCTCGCCGACCTGTACGGGCAGCGCAGCCTGCTCACCGAGGGCGTGCTGCCGCCCGAGTTGCTGTTCGCCCATCCCGGTTATGTGCGCGCCGCCAACGGCATCGAAGTGCCCGGGCATCACCAGCTTTTCCTGCACGCCTGTGACGTCAGCCGGTTGCCGGACGGCGCCTTCCGGGTCAACGCCGACTGGACGCAGGCGCCGTCGGGCGCGGGCTACGCGCTCGCCGACCGGCGCGTCGTCGCGCACTCGATTCCCGATCTCTACGAACGGATCGTGCCACGCCCCACGACGCCGTTCGCCCAGGCGCTGCGGCTGGCCCTGATCGACGCCGCGCCCGACGACGCGCAGGACCCGGTTGTGGTGGTCCTCAGCCCGGGCATCTTCTCCGAAACCGCCTTCGACCAGGCGTATCTGGCCACGCTGCTGGGCTTCCCACTGGTGGAGAGCGCGGACCTGGTGGTGCGCGACGGCAAGCTGTGGATGCGCTCGCTGGGCACCTTGAAACGGGTCGACGTCGTCCTTCGCCGGGTCGACGCCGACTACACCGATCCCCTCGACCTGCGCGCCGACTCCCGCCTCGGCGTGGCCGGCCTGGTCGAGGCGTGCCACCGCGGGACGGTGACCGTCGTCAACACACTGGGCAGCGGCGTCCTCGAAAACCCCGGGCTGCTTCGGTTTTTGCCCACACTCTCCGAGCACCTGCTCTCCGAGGCGCCGCTGCTGCAAACGGCGCCGGTCTACTGGGGCGGCATCGCCGCCGAACGGTCGCACTTGCTGGCGAATCTGTCTTCGCTGCTGGTGAAGTCCACCGTCGGCGGGAAAACCCATGTCGGGCCGACTCTTTCGTCGTATCAGTTGGCGCAATTGGCCGCCCGAATCGAGAAGATGCCGTGGCAGTGGATCGGGCAGGAGCTGCCGCAATTCTCGTCGGCGCCCACCGACCACGCCGGGGTGTTGTCGTCGGCCGGCGTCGGCATCCGGTTGTTCAACGTCGCCCAGCGCGGCGGATACGCCCCGATGATCGGCGGCGTCGGCTACGTGCTGGCGCCCGGACCCGCCGCATACACGCTGCAAACCGTTGCCGCCAAGGATGTCTGGGTGCGTCCGACCGAGCGCGCGCGGGCCGAGGCGGTGAGCTTGCCGTCGCCGGTGCCGCCCGCGAAGACGGCTGCGGGCACCTGGGGCGTCAGCTCGCCGCGCGTGCTGTCGGACCTCTTCTGGATCGGCCGCTACGGCGAACGCGCGGAGAACATGGCGCGGCTGCTGCTCGTCGCAAGGGACAGGTTCCATGTCTACCGGCATCAGCAGCACACCGAGGAAAGCGAATGCGTGCCCGTGCTGATGGCCGCGCTGGCGCGGATCACCGGGCCCGACGACAGCGCCAGCGAGGTGGCCAGCGATGGGGCCGAGATGATCGCCGTCGCCCCCTCGACGCTGTGGTCGCTGACCGTGGATCCCGACCGGCCGGGATCCCTGCTGCAGTCGGTGGAGGGTCTGGCGCTGGCCGCCCGGGCGGTGCGCGACCAGATGTCCAACGACACCTGGATGGTGCTGGCCGGGGTGGAACGCGCGCTGGCTCAGCGGCGGGAGCCGCCGGATTCCCTGGCGGAGGCCGACGCGCTGCTCGCGTCGGCTCAGGTGCAGACGCTGTCCGGGATGCTGACCCTGGCGGGGGTGGCCGGGGAGTCGATGGTGCGCGACGTGGGCTGGACGATGATGGACATCGGCAAGCGGATCGAACGCGGCCTCTGGCTGACCGCGCTGCTGCGGTCCACGCTGACCGCCGTCCGCGGGCCCGCCGCCGAGCAGACGATCATCGAGGCGATGCTGGTGGCGTGCGAGTCCTCGGTCATCTACCGGCGCCGCACCGTGGGCAAGGTCAGCGTCGCGGCCGTGGCCGAGCTGATGCTGTTCGACGCGCAGAATCCGCGGTCGTTGCTGTATCAGGTCGAGCGGCTGCGGACCAACCTCAAGGACCTGCCGGGGGCATCGGGGTCATCGCGTCCGGAGCGGCTGGTGGACGAGATCGGCACCCTGCTGCGCCGCTCGCATCCCGCCGAGCTGGAACTCGTCAGCGCCGACGGGCTGCGCGCGGAGCTGGCCGACCTGCTCGGTGCGGTACACGCCGGGTTGCGCGAGCTGGCCGAAGTCATCACCACCACGCAGCTGGCGCTGCCCGGTGGCATGCAACCGCTGTGGGGTCCCGACGTGCGCCGGGTGATGCCGGCCTAG
- a CDS encoding DUF6629 family protein, with protein MCFSITADLVVGTALVPVAVAALREVKQWRELPFALLPTVFAVHQFLEAAVWPNDVVSAGTAQFALRAYVFIALPLLPALVPFAILMLEPRGARLRVAPFVALGAVVSAYLAVVVLTRPIGVKTCPHALEYQTDARDSYVWAVLYIVAVIGPALISGYRSIVVFGLANLVGLIVVAILYLQAFASLWCIYAAVLSVLVLVHMRRRRRLPDSHRNRGVALDRATSSV; from the coding sequence GTGTGCTTCTCGATCACGGCGGATCTGGTGGTGGGCACCGCCCTGGTGCCGGTTGCGGTCGCCGCCCTGCGCGAGGTGAAGCAGTGGCGCGAGCTGCCATTCGCGTTGTTGCCCACCGTGTTCGCCGTCCACCAGTTCCTCGAGGCGGCAGTGTGGCCCAACGACGTGGTCTCCGCCGGGACGGCGCAGTTCGCGCTGCGGGCATACGTCTTTATCGCGCTGCCGCTGCTCCCAGCGCTGGTCCCGTTCGCGATCTTGATGCTCGAACCGCGCGGCGCCCGACTACGGGTGGCGCCCTTTGTGGCGCTCGGCGCCGTCGTGTCGGCGTATTTGGCTGTCGTCGTCCTCACCAGACCGATCGGAGTGAAGACGTGCCCCCACGCGCTGGAGTACCAGACCGACGCTCGCGACAGCTACGTGTGGGCGGTGCTCTACATCGTCGCCGTCATCGGGCCGGCATTGATTTCGGGATATCGCTCCATCGTGGTGTTCGGGTTGGCGAACCTGGTGGGGCTGATCGTGGTCGCCATCCTCTACCTGCAGGCCTTCGCGTCACTGTGGTGCATCTACGCCGCCGTGCTGTCGGTCCTTGTGCTGGTGCACATGCGGCGTCGTCGGCGACTGCCGGATTCACACCGCAACCGTGGCGTCGCCCTGGATCGCGCGACATCGAGCGTGTGA